A window of the Lolium perenne isolate Kyuss_39 chromosome 7, Kyuss_2.0, whole genome shotgun sequence genome harbors these coding sequences:
- the LOC127318093 gene encoding uncharacterized protein, whose translation MFQILLPSKQQILLGVSDCSFPLHLYISRCAKRRTHSFLVRDSVVKKLPPETTKYSSRPKSVMCGGKLLPNDHGKGRRPGQVLPAGKRKMRDNRPADEDTHDWEAAFRQFMDDDDDDDDIEPFLTGVMAESCKQAHRSPPSGRSGSKKKMRVSRLVDEDTRDWEAAFREFMDNDDDDIEPFFTGVMAESCKLEHCSPAIVRPKRRRASPSHPYRGIRQRAWGRWSAEIRDPTKGVRVWIGTFDTAEDAARAYDAEARRIHGRKARINFPAGTAAPASYSDHPGPSHRSTIGGKGSVVSATESFSTWSSSSSEASSTSPSDARILLECCSDDVMESLLAGSSDSMDFWSFLLPSNNY comes from the exons ATGTTCCAGATACTTCTACCAAGCAAGCAACAGATCCTACTCGGAGTCTCGGACTGCTCTTTTCCACTTCACCTCTATATAAGCCGATGTGCTAAGCGAAGAACACACTCTTTCTTGGTCAGAGATTCAGTTGTCAAGAAGCTGCCACCTGAAACAACAAAGTATTCCTCCCGACCTAAGAGCGTGATGTGCGGAGGAAAGCTCCTCCCGAACGACCACGGCAAGGGCCGTCGTCCCGGCCAAGTCCTGCCGGCGGGGAAGAGGAAAATGCGCGACAACAGGCCCGCCGATGAGGATACTCATGACTGGGAGGCCGCCTTCCGGCAGTTcatggacgacgacgacgacgacgacgacattGAGCCGTTCTTGACAG GAGTCATGGCGGAGTCCTGCAAGCAGGCGCACCGTTCGCCGCCTTCCGGGAGAAGTGGCAGCAAGAAGAAAATGCGCGTCAGCAGGCTCGTGGATGAGGACACTCGTGACTGGGAGGCCGCCTTCCGGGAGTTCATGGACAATGACGACGACGACATTGAGCCGTTCTTTACAG GGGTCATGGCGGAGTCCTGCAAGCTCGAGCACTGTTCGCCGGCCATTGTGAGGCCGAAGCGGCGCAGGGCGAGCCCCAGCCACCCGTACCGCGGCATCCGGCAGCGGGCGTGGGGGAGGTGGTCGGCGGAGATACGCGACCCCACGAAGGGCGTCCGCGTCTGGATTGGCACCTTCGACACCGCCGAGGACGCCGCGCGCGCCTACGACGCCGAGGCGCGGCGCATCCACGGTAGGAAGGCTAGGATCAATTTTCCAGCCGGCACGGCGGCGCCGGCGTCGTACAGTGATCATCCCGGGCCGTCTCATCGCAGCACCATCGGCGGCAAGGGCAGCGTGGTCAGCGCGACGGAGAGCTTCTCCAcgtggtcgtcgtcgtcgtccgagGCCTCCAGTACCTCCCCGTCCGACGCGCGGATTCTGTTGGAGTGCTGCTCGGACGACGTGATGGAGAGCCTCCTCGCCGGCTCTTCCGACAGCATGGACTTCTGGAGCTTCCTTCTCCCGAGTAACAACTACTAG
- the LOC127318092 gene encoding uncharacterized protein isoform X1: MAGGAALSPSLQPPAPAPAPQPQQQQAKEQLQKAVAMNGLRLQAIGDRIKVHFRGGHNTLPSSDLNHLVYAFARGIDYALSGGDVPKIAAEIPDTMRKVYQLRNDPYLQSSVMILIISCKNACKNKWFQPADYIDILRMADEISGNFCTPVSQANDNTVLEIISTVMPRYYPKLKFDRLVTSLEAKVGYDILMADFFIHRNLPKNEKISLIVVQKENLDVSSCIATPPHVSFLVNGKGVDKRTNVSLETGAQFPTDITKMLKYGANILQAVGYFNANYIIAVAFVNNLMSSDAPKLNDYAQPVTADLPDSDILEGPSRVSLKCPISFRRMKTPVKGQLCKHHQCFDYDNYMEMNLKKPTWRCPFCNTPSNFIDLRNDQKMAKVLQETSDDIIDILVFPDGSWKAIHDEKSDKNRHAGDMIQQNGDTVDTDATISEVIDLVNKDDDGDLPMSLASTPEDLKPVLNSPDLSVMDYLADFPVSTTAQSEDLYVGGGNNGSSNGTSTSGQNLLLSSTSGPSSSSFGTLESILPRDIMQMQPATRDAASPSFGTPNLTFAMQQISQGAYPNIMHTQSQLDSQHRSEVARHAIPSIPRNVRREPIAIQALAVPQQNSSRRVHANVLNPPSPNPQSISASSNYQAHHVTNVDSVITSMINGVGPLSRAPDGSPSLHQQLTQQDMRNMPNHARGRVMGLAAPPFVHMRPPTGVPGQGRGANAHGAPFPQQYQHLDQRQIDNLMGQFISQVGAVSQGMPSNLFAPQQSQALRSQAVSRPGTPPVQPPQQSQALRSQAVSRPGTPPVQPRVQSPGLPQTAPATPLVESSDAPELQMDPNWQPTGRMRGSLVGPAYDQAIGRYLQPGGERTSQAQPPGR, translated from the exons ATGGCCGGCGGCGCCGCCCTGTCACCATCGCTccagccgccggcgccggccccAGCCCCGCAGCCGCAGCAGCAGCAGGCCAAGGAGCAGCTGCAGAAGGCGGTGGCCATGAACGGCCTCCGCCTGCAGGCCATCGGCGACCGGATCAAGGTCCACTTCCGCGGCGGCCACAACACGCTCCCCTCCTCCGACCTCAACCACCTCGTCTACGCCTTCGCCAG AGGGATCGATTACGCGCTCTCCGGCGGCGATGTTCCCAAGATCGCGGCCGAAATACCCGACACTATGAGAAAG GTGTATCAGCTGAGAAATGATCCTTATCTACAGTCTTCCGTCATGATACTAATTATATCATGCAAG AATGCTTGTAAAAATAAATGGTTTCAACCTGCAGATTACATCGACATTCTCAGAATGGCTGATGAG ATATCGGGGAACTTCTGCACGCCGGTTAGCCAAGCTAATGACAACACTGTGCTTGAAATCATTTCAACAGTAATGCCAAG GTACTATCCTAAGTTGAAGTTCGACCGTTTAGTCACTTCGCTGGAAGCAAAG GTTGGATATGATATTTTGATGGCTGACTTCTTTATTCATAGAAATCTACCTAAAAATGAGAAGATT AGTCTAATTGTTGTCCAAAAGGAAAACTTAGATGTCTCATCATGTATTGCAACCCCACCGCATGTGAG CTTTTTAGTAAATGGAAAAGGTGTGGACAAGAGGACTAATGTTTCACTG GAAACAGGAGCCCAGTTTCCCACTGATATCACCAAGATGCTCAAATATGGTGCAAACATCTTACAGGCTGTTGGATATTTTAATG CCAACTACATCATAGCAGTAGCATTTGTCAACAATTTGATGTCTTCTGATGCTCCAAAACTCAATGACTATGCCCAaccagtcacagcagatcttcctg ATTCAGATATACTTGAAGGGCCATCAAGAGTATCCCTAAAGTGCCCCATAAG TTTTAGGCGCATGAAGACACCAGTTAAAGGGCAGCTATGCAAACACCACCAG TGTTTTGATTATGATAATTACATGGAGATGAACTTGAAGAAACCGACCTGGCGCTGTCCATTTTGTAATACTCCTTCAAATTTTATTGACCTACGAAATGATCAAAAGATGGCCAAG GTTTTACAAGAGACTAGTGATGACATCATTGATATTCTTGTATTCCCTGATGGATCTTGGAAAGCTATTCATGATGAGAAATCAGATAAAAATAGACACGCAGGTGACATGATTCAGCAGAATGGGGATACTGTAGATACCGATGCAACTATTTCCGAGGTTATAGACCTTGTAAACAAGGATGATGATGGTGATCTGCCTATGAGTTTGGCGTCTACCCCTGAAGATTTGAAGCCTGTGTTGAATAGTCCAGATTTATCTGTCATGGACTATCTTGCAGATTTCCCTGTAAGCACAACTGCCCAGTCAGAAGATCTATATGTAGGAGGTGGAAATAACGGATCTAGCAATGGTACCTCAACTTCTGGCCAAAATTTGTTACTATCATCTACAAGTGGACCAAGCTCTAGTTCTTTTGGGACCTTGGAGTCTATTCTGCCTAGAGATATCATGCAAATGCAACCTGCTACCAGAGATGCCGCCTCTCCTTCTTTTGGAACTCCCAATTTGACATTTGCCATGCAACAAATTTCACAAGGAGCATACCCCAATATTATGCACACACAATCACAGCTAGATTCTCAACATAGATCAGAAGTAGCACGGCATGCTATACCTAGTATACCTAGAAATGTCAGGAGAGAACCTATTGCAATCCAGGCTTTGGCAGTGCCTCAGCAGAATTCATCTAGAAGGGTGCACGCAAATGTCTTGAATCCTCCATCTCCCAACCCACAATCAATTTCAGCTTCTTCGAACTACCAAGCACATCATGTGACAAATGTAGACAGCGTAATCACATCTATGATTAATGGTGTTGGGCCACTCTCAAGGGCTCCTGATGGTTCCCCATCGTTGCATCAACAGTTGACACAACAG GACATGCGCAACATGCCAAACCATGCACGTGGCCGCGTTATGGGCCTTGCTGCACCACCCTTCGTGCATATGAGACCACCGACGGGGGTTCCAGGACAGGGTAGAGGTGCTAATGCGCATGGAGCTCCCTTTCCCCAACAATATCAGCACTTAGACCAGCGACAAATTGACAATCTAATGGGCCAATTCATTTCCCAAGTTGGTGCAGTTAGCCAGGGCATGCCGAGCAATCTCTTTGCTCCCCAGCAGAGCCAGGCATTGAGATCGCAAGCAGTATCCCGACCAGGAACTCCACCGGTGCAACCACCCCAGCAGAGCCAGGCATTGAGATCGCAAGCAGTATCCCGACCAGGAACTCCACCGGTGCAACCACGTGTGCAGTCTCCCGGTCTACCACAGACTGCTCCTGCCACTCCTCTTGTTGAATCTTCCGATGCCCCAGAGCTTCAGATGGACCCGAACTGGCAGCCTACGGGGCGGATGAGGGGGAGCCTGGTAGGCCCTGCTTACGATCAAGCAATAGGACGCTATCTGCAGCCAGGTGGTGAGCGGACAAGCCAGGCTCAGCCACCTGGCAGGTAG
- the LOC127318092 gene encoding uncharacterized protein isoform X2 codes for MAGGAALSPSLQPPAPAPAPQPQQQQAKEQLQKAVAMNGLRLQAIGDRIKVHFRGGHNTLPSSDLNHLVYAFARGIDYALSGGDVPKIAAEIPDTMRKVYQLRNDPYLQSSVMILIISCKNACKNKWFQPADYIDILRMADEISGNFCTPVSQANDNTVLEIISTVMPRYYPKLKFDRLVTSLEAKSLIVVQKENLDVSSCIATPPHVSFLVNGKGVDKRTNVSLETGAQFPTDITKMLKYGANILQAVGYFNANYIIAVAFVNNLMSSDAPKLNDYAQPVTADLPDSDILEGPSRVSLKCPISFRRMKTPVKGQLCKHHQCFDYDNYMEMNLKKPTWRCPFCNTPSNFIDLRNDQKMAKVLQETSDDIIDILVFPDGSWKAIHDEKSDKNRHAGDMIQQNGDTVDTDATISEVIDLVNKDDDGDLPMSLASTPEDLKPVLNSPDLSVMDYLADFPVSTTAQSEDLYVGGGNNGSSNGTSTSGQNLLLSSTSGPSSSSFGTLESILPRDIMQMQPATRDAASPSFGTPNLTFAMQQISQGAYPNIMHTQSQLDSQHRSEVARHAIPSIPRNVRREPIAIQALAVPQQNSSRRVHANVLNPPSPNPQSISASSNYQAHHVTNVDSVITSMINGVGPLSRAPDGSPSLHQQLTQQDMRNMPNHARGRVMGLAAPPFVHMRPPTGVPGQGRGANAHGAPFPQQYQHLDQRQIDNLMGQFISQVGAVSQGMPSNLFAPQQSQALRSQAVSRPGTPPVQPPQQSQALRSQAVSRPGTPPVQPRVQSPGLPQTAPATPLVESSDAPELQMDPNWQPTGRMRGSLVGPAYDQAIGRYLQPGGERTSQAQPPGR; via the exons ATGGCCGGCGGCGCCGCCCTGTCACCATCGCTccagccgccggcgccggccccAGCCCCGCAGCCGCAGCAGCAGCAGGCCAAGGAGCAGCTGCAGAAGGCGGTGGCCATGAACGGCCTCCGCCTGCAGGCCATCGGCGACCGGATCAAGGTCCACTTCCGCGGCGGCCACAACACGCTCCCCTCCTCCGACCTCAACCACCTCGTCTACGCCTTCGCCAG AGGGATCGATTACGCGCTCTCCGGCGGCGATGTTCCCAAGATCGCGGCCGAAATACCCGACACTATGAGAAAG GTGTATCAGCTGAGAAATGATCCTTATCTACAGTCTTCCGTCATGATACTAATTATATCATGCAAG AATGCTTGTAAAAATAAATGGTTTCAACCTGCAGATTACATCGACATTCTCAGAATGGCTGATGAG ATATCGGGGAACTTCTGCACGCCGGTTAGCCAAGCTAATGACAACACTGTGCTTGAAATCATTTCAACAGTAATGCCAAG GTACTATCCTAAGTTGAAGTTCGACCGTTTAGTCACTTCGCTGGAAGCAAAG AGTCTAATTGTTGTCCAAAAGGAAAACTTAGATGTCTCATCATGTATTGCAACCCCACCGCATGTGAG CTTTTTAGTAAATGGAAAAGGTGTGGACAAGAGGACTAATGTTTCACTG GAAACAGGAGCCCAGTTTCCCACTGATATCACCAAGATGCTCAAATATGGTGCAAACATCTTACAGGCTGTTGGATATTTTAATG CCAACTACATCATAGCAGTAGCATTTGTCAACAATTTGATGTCTTCTGATGCTCCAAAACTCAATGACTATGCCCAaccagtcacagcagatcttcctg ATTCAGATATACTTGAAGGGCCATCAAGAGTATCCCTAAAGTGCCCCATAAG TTTTAGGCGCATGAAGACACCAGTTAAAGGGCAGCTATGCAAACACCACCAG TGTTTTGATTATGATAATTACATGGAGATGAACTTGAAGAAACCGACCTGGCGCTGTCCATTTTGTAATACTCCTTCAAATTTTATTGACCTACGAAATGATCAAAAGATGGCCAAG GTTTTACAAGAGACTAGTGATGACATCATTGATATTCTTGTATTCCCTGATGGATCTTGGAAAGCTATTCATGATGAGAAATCAGATAAAAATAGACACGCAGGTGACATGATTCAGCAGAATGGGGATACTGTAGATACCGATGCAACTATTTCCGAGGTTATAGACCTTGTAAACAAGGATGATGATGGTGATCTGCCTATGAGTTTGGCGTCTACCCCTGAAGATTTGAAGCCTGTGTTGAATAGTCCAGATTTATCTGTCATGGACTATCTTGCAGATTTCCCTGTAAGCACAACTGCCCAGTCAGAAGATCTATATGTAGGAGGTGGAAATAACGGATCTAGCAATGGTACCTCAACTTCTGGCCAAAATTTGTTACTATCATCTACAAGTGGACCAAGCTCTAGTTCTTTTGGGACCTTGGAGTCTATTCTGCCTAGAGATATCATGCAAATGCAACCTGCTACCAGAGATGCCGCCTCTCCTTCTTTTGGAACTCCCAATTTGACATTTGCCATGCAACAAATTTCACAAGGAGCATACCCCAATATTATGCACACACAATCACAGCTAGATTCTCAACATAGATCAGAAGTAGCACGGCATGCTATACCTAGTATACCTAGAAATGTCAGGAGAGAACCTATTGCAATCCAGGCTTTGGCAGTGCCTCAGCAGAATTCATCTAGAAGGGTGCACGCAAATGTCTTGAATCCTCCATCTCCCAACCCACAATCAATTTCAGCTTCTTCGAACTACCAAGCACATCATGTGACAAATGTAGACAGCGTAATCACATCTATGATTAATGGTGTTGGGCCACTCTCAAGGGCTCCTGATGGTTCCCCATCGTTGCATCAACAGTTGACACAACAG GACATGCGCAACATGCCAAACCATGCACGTGGCCGCGTTATGGGCCTTGCTGCACCACCCTTCGTGCATATGAGACCACCGACGGGGGTTCCAGGACAGGGTAGAGGTGCTAATGCGCATGGAGCTCCCTTTCCCCAACAATATCAGCACTTAGACCAGCGACAAATTGACAATCTAATGGGCCAATTCATTTCCCAAGTTGGTGCAGTTAGCCAGGGCATGCCGAGCAATCTCTTTGCTCCCCAGCAGAGCCAGGCATTGAGATCGCAAGCAGTATCCCGACCAGGAACTCCACCGGTGCAACCACCCCAGCAGAGCCAGGCATTGAGATCGCAAGCAGTATCCCGACCAGGAACTCCACCGGTGCAACCACGTGTGCAGTCTCCCGGTCTACCACAGACTGCTCCTGCCACTCCTCTTGTTGAATCTTCCGATGCCCCAGAGCTTCAGATGGACCCGAACTGGCAGCCTACGGGGCGGATGAGGGGGAGCCTGGTAGGCCCTGCTTACGATCAAGCAATAGGACGCTATCTGCAGCCAGGTGGTGAGCGGACAAGCCAGGCTCAGCCACCTGGCAGGTAG